The Oxyura jamaicensis isolate SHBP4307 breed ruddy duck unplaced genomic scaffold, BPBGC_Ojam_1.0 oxyUn_random_OJ61822, whole genome shotgun sequence genome has a segment encoding these proteins:
- the LOC118158945 gene encoding voltage-dependent P/Q-type calcium channel subunit alpha-1A-like: QNNFINLSFLRLFRAARLIKLLRQGYTIRILLWTFVQSFKALPYVCLLIAMLFFIYAIIGMQVFGNIGIEEEDDESAITQHNNFRTFFQALMLLFRSGTPARDPRPRPPRP, from the exons cagaACAACTTCATCAACCTCAGCTTCCTGCGGCTCTTCCGCGCCGCGCGGCTCATCAAGCTGCTGCGCCAGGGCTACACCATCCGCATCCTGCTCTGGACCTTCGTCCAGTCCTTCAAG GCGCTGCCCTACGTCTGCCTGCTCATCGCCATGCTCTTCTTCATCTACGCCATCATCGGGATGCAG GTTTTTGGGAACATCGGCATCGAGGAGGAGGACGACGAGTCGGCCATCACGCAGCACAACAACTTCCGCACCTTCTTCCAGGCCCTGATGCTCCTCTTCCGGTCAGGGACCCCCGCCCGGGACCCCCGcccgcgccccccccggccTG